One Glycine max cultivar Williams 82 chromosome 1, Glycine_max_v4.0, whole genome shotgun sequence genomic window, AGTGGATAGTCCTAATGTAAGAACTAATCCTCCTGCAAATCATGGAAGCTCATCGGTGAATGCTGTTGAGAAAGGGGAGTCTTAGGAGTTGAAGAAAAAAGAGGATGTGCCAACCCCAAAATGATTCATCTTGGAGGCTTTACGTAAGGCTGGCATGGTGGAATACAACGGTAATAAAGGGGATCAGTGCCCACTGCATCCAGGGGAGTTTCATGATGTAGAAACGTGCCCAGTATCCAAGGAGTTGTTGCAGGGATTGATAGATGGGGGTCGAATTGAAATTGGCCGTGTAAGGAGGGAGGAAGGAGAGGTGTTCATGCAGTCAAGTGACAGCAACCTGGGTAAGCCTAAACCTTTGGAAATTCATTTTACCAGAGATGTTACCACTCAAGTACCTCGAGGTTTCCAACCCGCTGTGGTGAGGACACCATCACCATTCCCTTATAAAAGTGACAAGGAGGTGCCATAGAGGTATGGCATACAGGGATTCGACAGAAGGCAGGACGCGTTCATCATGCGTGTTAGGGCTAGCATGCCGACTACTAAGGTCACGAATATTATCGATATGAGTGGCATGACTCGTAGTGGACGTATTTTTTCTCCTCCCGAACTACCAACAAAGTTGAAGGACAAGGGAAATGCAAAGGAGGATGAGGTTGAAAGGGAGAAAATAGGCCCTGTGACGAATAATGAGGCCCCTATCAGAAATATTGCGGAGGAAGAGGGCAATTTTGGAAAGAAAGAGATATCTACTGAGGCAGCAACAAAATTTCTGAGGACCATTCAGCAGAGTGAATTCAAGGTAATCGAACAATTGAATAAAATGTCGGCCAGGATCTCTTTGTTGGGACTGCTCATGCATTCTAAGCCTTATCGGAAGTTGttgataaaaattttaaatgaggCCCACGTGGCGCATGACGTCTCGGTAGAGAAGTTTGGaggaataatcaataatatCACTACAATTAATTATCTGACTTTCACTGATGACAAGTTACCAATTGAAGGGAGGGAGCATAataaggctctacatgtgtcggtcaAATGTGCGGATCATATGGTGGCCAAGGTGCTTGTGGACAATGGTTCTTCTCTCAATGCCATGCCTAAAATGACATTAGACAAGTTTCCATTTGACGCCTCATACATGAGGCCAAGCTTTATAGTGGTCAGAGACTTCGATGGAAGTCGACGTGATGTGAGAGGGAAATTAATCTCCCAATTCAGATTGGCCCATGCACATTTCAAATCACCTTCCAAGTCATGGATATAACTCCCGCTTACAATTTTTTGTTAGGTCGGCCCTGGATCTATTCTATTAGGGTGCTCTCATCATCTTTAcatcaaaaattgaaatttatggtGCGGGGTCAGCTTGTTATAGTATCAGGTGAAGAGGACATACTAGTAAGTTGTCTgtcttctactctttatgttgaAGCAgtagaggagtcattagaaatgTTGTTTCAAACATTGGAAATTGTGAATAATGCTTATGTGGAGTCTCCTTCGATACAACCATGTTTGTTTGATACCTCTTTGTTGGTAGCCCGAGTTATGCTAAAGGATGGGTATGAGCCTGGAATAGGTTTGGGCCTGAATGGTGATGGTGCGGTAAGCTTGTTGGAGATTTCTGAAAACCGTGGGAGATTTGGTTTGGGTTACAAGCCTACATGTGCAGACGAAAAGAGGATTGCTTtggaaaggaaagagaaaatctTAGGTCATTTACAAGGGCGAGAACCATAGGTGGAGAGGGTCCCTATTTGTCACATCAATGAGAGGTTTATGAGTGTAGGGTGGATGCATGAAGATCAAGTTGCTATGCTGGATGAAGAGACCGATCAAGATCAGTTGAATTGGGTGCAACCATGTCCCCCAGACTTTGAATTGAGAAATTGGCAGATCATAGAGCAACCCGAGATTTATGTTTCAGATTTGATGTAATTAAACATTCCCAGATCATATTGCTATGCTTAAGGCTTTAGGATTCACATATTGTCGAGCgtacttttttttcaattccagtGATCATTAATAAAATGCATTTCAAAGACATATTCCCTCCTACATCTCTTAACATTTATTTTCGTTGCGATTAAATGAGTTGATGCAAATCTGATAATGAGTCTTATGAAGACATTGATATCGAGATCCCTAATGTCAATTTTGAGATGCCAATCAACCAAGTTgaggaagatgaagagaagGATTAGGAATTGCCTCCTGATTTGTTGAGGATGGCGGAGCAAGAAGAGAGGGAAATAAGGCCACATCAAGAGGAAACAGAGGTTGTCAACTTGGGCACTGGTGAAGAGAAAAAGGAGGTCAAGATTGGCACTTGTGTGTCAACTAACATCCGAGAAGAATTAGTGGCCCTGTtgcgagactaccaagacatcttcgcttGGTCTTATTAGGATATGCCTGGTTTGAGCTCAGAAATTGTGCAGCACAAGCTATCATTGAATCCCGACTGCTCCCCGATGAAACAAAAATTGAGGAGAATGAAGCTTGGGATATCcctaaagataaaagaagaggtgaagAAACATTTTGGTGCAAGTTTTTTGGTCGTCCCCAAAAAGGATGGAAAAGTGCGAATGTGCGTGGACTATCGAGATCTAAATCGAGCCAGTCCAAAGgataattttcctttgccacacattGATGTTCTAGTGGATAATACGACCCGTTTTGCCCTATTCTCTTTCATGGATAGGTTTTCAGGGTATAAttagataaagatggcaccatAGGACATGGAGAAGATGACTTTCATTACTCTATGGGGAACcttctgttataaggtgatgtcgtTTGGGCTAAAAAATGTTGGGGCAACATACTAGCGggccatggtggcattgttccatgacatgatgcataaggagatcgaagtctacgtagatgacatgattgcaaAATCAAGAATGGAGGAGGAGCACTTAATCAATTAGTGAAATTTGTTCAAGCGACTACGTAAATACAAGTTAAGATTGAATCCCGCGAAGTGCACGTTTGGGGTAAAATCTAGAAAGTTGCTCGGTTTTGTTGTGAGCCAGAGAGGAATAGAGGTGGATCCAAACAAGGTGAAAGCATTCCTCGAGATGCCCAAGCCATGTACAAAGAAACAAGTCTAGGGGTTCTTGGGGAGGTTAAATTACATCActagattcatatcacagttaACTGCCACTTGTGAGCCTCTTTTCAGGTTGTTGTGTAAGAACTAGTCTGTTAAGTGGGACGATGATTGTCAGGTAGCATTTGAGAGAATTAAACGGTGTTTgatgaatcctcctgtgctcGTACCAGCAGTGCCTAGAAGACCTTTTATTCTGTACATGACAATATTAtatgagtcaatggggtgtgtgTTGGGGCAACACAATGAATACGGAAAAAAAGAACGAGACATTTATTACTTGAGCAAGAAATTCATAGCATGCAAGATGAACTACTCGTTACTagaaaggacatgttgtgcctTGGCGTGGGCAGCTCACTGTTTGAGACAATATATGTTGAGTTACACTACTTGGTTGGTGTCCAAAATGGATCTAGTCAAGTACATCTTCAAAAAGCCTGCTCTTACTGGGAGAATAGCTCGATGGCAAGTTTTGTTGTTAGAATTCGATATTGTTTATGTCACTCAGAAGGCAGTAAAAGGGAGCACCTTGGCAGATTATCTACCTCAACAACCCATAAGTGATTATCAGCCTATGCATCTAGAATTCCCCGATGAGGATATTATGGCCCTATTTGAGGAAGAGAGTGAAGATGAAGACAAAGAAAAGTGGATTATATGGTTTGATGGTGCGTCTAATGCATTGGGTCATGGAATTGGGGTAGTGTTGGTTTCGCCAGATAAACAATGTTTTCCTTTCATGGCTAGATTGTGTTTCGCTTGTACAAATAATATGGAGGAGTACAAAGCATGTGCCCTAGGAATCCGAGCAGCAATCGACTTTAAGGTTAAGTTGCTCAAAGTGTACGGAGATTCGGTGTTGGTAATTCATCAGTTGAAAGGTGAATGGGAGACCAGAAACCATAAGTTGATACCTTACCAAGCTTATATCAAGGAATTGATGGAACTCTTTAATGATATATCATTTCATCATATTCCgagaaagaaaaatcaaatgattGGTGCTCTTGCCACTTTGTCGTCCATGTTCAAAATAGGCTCTCGCGGAGATTTTTCGTGCATAAACATCAAATGTCACATTAAGCCTGCACACtgttgtttgatagaaaaagaGGAGGATGGtgagccttggtatttcgatatcaagcgatacatCAAGGACAAGGAATACTCACCTGAGGCctctgacaatgacaagagaACGTTACAGAGGTTGGCAGCCAGATTCCTCCTGAGTGGGGATGtcctatataaaagaaaccatgatATGGTATTGCTTTAGTGTGTGAATGCAAATGAGGCCGAGCAGATACTAACAGAGGTGCATGAAGGATCCTTTGGCAcccatgccaatgggcatgccatGGCCCAAAAGATTTTGAGAGTCGGGTATTACTAGATCACCATGGAGAGTGATTGTTGTGTTCACGTCAGGAAATGCCACAAGCGCCAAACCTTTGTAGATAATGTTAATGCCCCACCTGCGCCATTGAATGTCTTGTCAGCACCATGGTCGTTCTTGATGTGGGGCATAGACGTGATTGGGGCTATCGAACCCAAGGTTTTGAATGGGCATCGTTTCATCCTAGTCGCCATTGATTGCTTcacaaaatgggtggaagctacCTCATATGCTAATGTGACTAGGAATGTGGTGGTAAAATTCATCAagaaggaaataatttgcagatATGGGTTGCCCAGAAAGATAATCACCGATAATGCCACCAAtttgaacaacaaaatgatgaaggagatgtgTGAGGATGATGGAAGCTTACTTGTGAAGCTTCTATAGAGGCTGGATcattgagcttcaatgaggtccttcaatggtgattttccaccatggagatgcagcggaagataaaggagaagagatgagaggaggcgccatccactagggaataagtcatggaagaaggagcttcaccaccaaaagagtgccttggataagaagcttagagagaaagcttcaatggaggaaaagaaaaagagagagagagagaaaggggggcacgaaattgaaggaggaaaagagggagagaagttgaactttgaagtgtgtcacacaagactctcattaatcaaagttacaataagtgctacacatgcttctatttataacctaggtagcttccttgagaaacttccttgatggaagcttccttgagaagcttccttgagaagttagaGCTTTGAcactctaataactaagctcacctccttaagaagcttccttgagaaacttcctcgagaagcttccttgagaagattcctagagaagctagggcttagctacacacactcctctaatagctaagctcacctccttgagatgagaagctagagcttagctacaaatactccctataatagctaagctcacccccatggaaaaatacatgaaaatacaaaaaattccaTACTACAAGGACTACTCAAAaagtcctaaaatacaaggctaaaaccttaTACTACTGGAATGGCCAAAATACTAGCCCattcctcttggagtcttctatccaatacccttggggggtaggattgcattatCCCATCCCCCTtagaaaggatttgacctcaaatcccgaggttcttgatactttgggctccttccctcgacacctgtaaaaagaataaaaatatatatattagtggtgttgggtatgttaaaGTAGGGTAAGGTCAGAAAACCCCTTTCtggggcatcttcccatgagggaacatggttcctcaccaactcaatgagtggtgctataagtatagaaaaatatgggacaaacattttgtaaaagttttttaagtcatggcagccccagatttcctatatacttggtggagtgggccaatcaggaatgacctttattctcttagggtccatgggaaccccttgatcactacttaaaaaattaaggaaagtaatgcctTAAAACGtaccttttttgtattttcaagttgattatttctacaaaaaaactatgacaaacctaaggggTTCCATActaatgcaatcctacccccctccccccaagggcattggatagaagactccaagaagattgggccagagatgcaagagaaggccctagggttctcgtgagccttaaggtagatttcgggctcatgggctaagtatgagcccacttatctttgtacatattatattaaggtttcattatttttgggccttgtatttaggggcccataatgtaggtagggtaccctagaaatgtaggatttttcagcccttgtattttagggcacctagactagtttttgtatcaggggtagttttgtaatttcacatgcattaagtgaatatttgatgtgtgtgttggaaaataaatttaattgaattgggaccACACcagttaaaagaataaaaacatatatattagtggtgtttggaatattggagtaaggtaaggtctaaaaacccatttcctgggcatcttcccatgagggaacatggttcctcaccaactcaatgagtggtgctacaatatagaaaaatatgggacaaaccttttgtaaaagttttttaagtcatggaagccttaaatttttcttatacttggtggagtgggccactcaggaatgacctttattcttctagggttcatgggaaccccttgatcaccatttaaaaaataaacgaaagtaatgcaataaaacataccttttttatattttcttgttgattactcctaccaaaaagtatgaaaaaCCAAAGGTGTCCCATATAAGCACCTAGGTttgaattgaaacaaaaaataagaacaaacctacctaatgagtccctatgtatgtgaatcatgaagatgttggatgcatgggtgattttacaaaagagggttgcaccactcaaaacattcatcataccacctcaACAaaacacaaggatttaagctcttacgaactaaaccctcatccaacaactctttTAGTTGAGGAATaatctcaagcccaagaggtgtggcagtgcttacaagtgtctttttacaaaggagaagatgtggaggttgtctaagaggggaattttctttaatgtttgtctttattgcaaaatgaatttccttcttagctaacctcttggaggagacacttacttccttacacttctccttaaccattaaaggttgtccttcttcttgggggtagatttcttcactagattcttccccttttgcttcttcactttcactagaggaaggtgaagtagtagcctcatcttggctactataaatgtcttggcccctcataatcaaggttttcttggtgggacattgagaagtaatgtgtcctcttcctagacatttaaagcactttatagagctagtcttctcttgcatactagccttagggggttgcttttctattgtcttccccatatcatctttgggcttagaaggtacCGCCCcaaagatgccttgaccttggtctttctttagaTAAGAGTGAGGGCaaaaagattttgaagtagccatccttttaagttgttgctctacccttatttcccaatctaagtaagcctccaCATTGTCtattcccatggaagtatgggaggttaatgttagcctcttgaggctttcattccttttctcttctatgggagtgaagTCTAAGaggtcatgactactataggaggtatgtttttcttttcttaattcgtttagtattttccttctttcttcttccattatttgttccctctcaccATGATTTATtcctaccctctcttttcctttttcttttctttctagtttttctttccataacttgagggaactcaatgCATCTAAGATTCAAGATAGCggatccttatgactagtaccctcaccattaacactagatgaatgatgactcatgttggttcctaagttgttgttctttcttgttaggggtttgcaaaaggtaaaatctagggttcaaaagaactcaagataaacgtgataagcaagaagaaagtattatgtaataACAAGATATACTaggcgtgactagtaaagaaaataagctatgaaagtaatcaagaaattaaagtgcaagaaatgtaaactaagcgaatcctaagagtgtttggatgacctcatttaaggtttccaacaaaaaactcactatcctaagggaaaattgcctaaaattattacacacaaatggaagtagggtgacctattggaggctcccaacttacttccaatgaaagatttttttgttacaaaatttgaaagcaaagcaaattgccaattacaaaattacaaaaaaaaaagtcctcaattttggtagctattctctctttggtgtttcactcaatttgaagtgcttcttagtccaatatctcttaaggtggttggccccttgattcttgactcaaattcttcaagggatggcaccaatcctcctttccaattccctatatggtaactcacaaacaaggaaacaaagagacaagcaataaccaaagatcaaaaaaaatgaaattaaagttaaaccaatagagttttaacaagatatattttcaaggattattcaacaattaaagcaataaaaagcacacaaaagcaagcgaggactcaaagagaacctagaatggctctagagtatagtaaaaaaaaactaaaaaaaataagactcaagaaacctctagttttggaacttgttttcacactaattttcaattgaaatttcagaactaagattgttatgaaataggcaccaattatagaacaaatttcgagccaaaacaacaagcacacttccatttcacttttttttttcctagacactgatttttcttgccaccttgtgtgattttttgtattttttcgttttatccaaatcatttggttctttttttgataattttggtccagatgtctaaaaaattcagtaaaaattttagctcaaaattcacagtgaccaattcctagtaatttttacaagtttgtatgttcaagctcccatcaccagcgatttcaacctagaaatcaagagtagtgtttatgttgcttaaggcttggataattacaatttatgtttgcttatgcttaaatttcttgaataacacaattcaagagagcttaatacttactttgattcacaaatccagccacaactcagaaccacaactcaatttcttcataggcatataggaaacttagaaaacaaaacaaagttcaacaacaagactacttctaggaattgatttagtacatgttatgaactaaataacatgcat contains:
- the LOC102665402 gene encoding uncharacterized protein, translating into MDLVKYIFKKPALTGRIARWQVLLLEFDIVYVTQKAVKGSTLADYLPQQPISDYQPMHLEFPDEDIMALFEEESEDEDKEKWIIWFDGASNALGHGIGVVLVSPDKQCFPFMARLCFACTNNMEEYKACALGIRAAIDFKVKLLKVYGDSVLVIHQLKGEWETRNHKLIPYQAYIKELMELFNDISFHHIPRKKNQMIGALATLSSMFKIGSRGDFSCINIKCHIKPAHCCLIEKEEDGEPWYFDIKRYIKDKEYSPEASDNDKRTLQRLAARFLLSGDVLYKRNHDMVLL